A genomic segment from Halomonas sp. GD1P12 encodes:
- a CDS encoding amino acid ABC transporter substrate-binding protein yields the protein MNKLHRCSGMAGVLAAALLLPGLAQANTLETVKERGSLRCGVNAAQPGFSALDDEDTYRGLDTDICRAVAAAALGEGARVEFVPLDSVERFAALQSGEVDVLARTTTWTSSRDTTLGLHFTGVSYFDGQAFMVASDLGVQSARELDGAAVCTQSGTTSELNLADYFRRHDMTFEAVVFDAPEQSIIGFEEGRCDVLSSDSSQLYAQRMQLRDPDMAVVLPEVISKEPLGPAVRQGDDQWFNIVKWSLYAMLNAEELGVSQTNVDDMLKEDAPEVMRLLGRDGDFGEGMGLDADWAYQIIKQVGNYADAFDRNVGTGSPFNIGRGLNALWKDGGVQYAPPIR from the coding sequence ATGAACAAACTCCATCGATGCAGCGGTATGGCCGGCGTGCTGGCCGCGGCGCTGTTACTCCCGGGCCTGGCCCAGGCCAATACGCTGGAGACGGTCAAGGAGCGCGGGTCGCTGCGCTGCGGGGTCAACGCCGCCCAGCCCGGCTTTTCGGCGCTGGACGACGAGGATACCTACCGGGGGCTGGATACCGACATCTGCCGGGCGGTGGCCGCCGCCGCGCTTGGCGAAGGCGCACGCGTCGAGTTCGTGCCGCTCGATTCCGTCGAGCGCTTCGCCGCGCTCCAGTCCGGTGAAGTCGACGTGCTGGCTCGCACCACGACCTGGACCTCGAGTCGCGACACGACCCTTGGCCTTCACTTCACCGGGGTGAGCTACTTCGATGGTCAGGCGTTCATGGTGGCAAGCGACCTGGGGGTGCAAAGCGCGCGCGAACTCGACGGGGCGGCGGTGTGCACCCAGTCCGGCACCACCAGCGAGCTCAACCTGGCCGACTACTTTCGCCGCCACGACATGACCTTCGAAGCAGTGGTCTTCGACGCCCCGGAGCAGTCGATCATCGGCTTCGAGGAGGGCCGCTGCGACGTGCTGAGCTCGGACTCTTCGCAGCTCTACGCCCAGCGCATGCAGCTTCGTGATCCGGACATGGCGGTGGTGCTGCCCGAGGTCATCTCGAAAGAGCCGCTGGGGCCGGCGGTGCGCCAGGGCGACGATCAGTGGTTCAACATCGTCAAGTGGTCGCTCTATGCCATGCTCAACGCCGAGGAACTGGGCGTGAGCCAAACCAACGTCGATGACATGCTCAAGGAGGACGCCCCGGAGGTGATGCGCCTACTGGGCCGCGACGGCGATTTTGGCGAGGGCATGGGACTTGACGCCGACTGGGCCTATCAAATCATCAAGCAGGTCGGCAACTACGCCGACGCCTTCGATCGCAACGTTGGCACGGGTTCACCGTTTAATATCGGCCGCGGGCTAAACGCGCTGTGGAAAGATGGCGGTGTGCAGTACGCCCCGCCCATTCGCTAG
- a CDS encoding amino acid ABC transporter substrate-binding protein, protein MFNKKNAVLLASAGALTLSGVASVQADVLEDTRSRGAVQCGVSDGLPGFSAPNDSGEWQGLDVDICRAVAAAVLGDADAVNYISLNAVERFTALQSGEVDVLSRNTTWTTTRDTTLGLNFAGVTFYDGIGFMVNRDLGLSGADELDGAAICIQSGTTTELNVADYFRANDMAFDPIVFDTSEQTVGGFQSGRCDVLTSDTSQLAALRIQLDDPEGAVILPDIISKEPLGPVVRQGDDTWFNIVKWSLFAMLNAEEYGITSENVDDMMDSENPDVARILGQDGNYGEGMGLEADWAYNIISQVGNYAESYDRNVGMDSPLEIERGVNALWNQGGFHYAPPIR, encoded by the coding sequence ATGTTCAATAAGAAAAACGCGGTACTGCTGGCCTCTGCCGGCGCTCTTACCCTATCCGGTGTCGCGAGCGTTCAGGCGGACGTATTGGAAGATACGCGCTCACGAGGCGCCGTGCAGTGTGGCGTGAGCGATGGCCTGCCGGGGTTCTCCGCCCCCAACGATAGCGGCGAGTGGCAGGGGCTCGACGTCGATATCTGCCGCGCCGTGGCCGCCGCGGTACTGGGCGATGCCGACGCGGTCAACTACATCTCGCTCAACGCCGTCGAGCGCTTCACCGCGCTGCAGTCGGGCGAGGTCGACGTGCTGTCGCGTAACACCACCTGGACCACCACCCGCGACACGACACTCGGCCTCAACTTCGCCGGCGTCACCTTCTACGACGGTATCGGCTTCATGGTCAACCGCGACTTAGGGCTCAGTGGCGCCGATGAACTCGACGGTGCGGCGATCTGTATTCAGTCCGGCACCACCACCGAGCTCAACGTGGCGGACTACTTCCGCGCCAACGACATGGCGTTCGACCCGATCGTTTTCGACACCTCCGAGCAGACCGTGGGCGGCTTCCAATCCGGGCGCTGCGACGTACTGACCTCCGATACCTCTCAGCTGGCGGCGCTGCGCATCCAGCTCGACGACCCGGAAGGCGCGGTCATCCTGCCGGACATCATCTCGAAAGAGCCGCTGGGCCCGGTGGTACGCCAGGGCGACGACACCTGGTTCAACATCGTCAAGTGGTCGCTGTTCGCGATGCTCAACGCCGAGGAGTACGGCATCACCTCTGAAAACGTCGACGACATGATGGACAGCGAAAACCCGGACGTCGCGCGTATCCTGGGTCAGGACGGTAATTACGGCGAAGGCATGGGCCTTGAGGCCGACTGGGCGTACAACATCATCAGCCAGGTCGGTAACTACGCCGAGAGCTACGACCGAAACGTCGGCATGGATTCCCCGCTCGAGATCGAACGCGGCGTCAACGCGCTGTGGAACCAGGGCGGCTTCCACTACGCACCGCCGATTCGCTAA
- a CDS encoding amino acid ABC transporter permease, translating to MSARPTARPGGHKPPFWRDRAKRALIFQVLVVAAVAVFLLYIVSNTQDNLAARGITTGFGFLDNTAGFGIVQSLVDYSSQSTYGRTFFVGLLNTLLVGGLGVLAATLIGFIVGIARLSPNWLIAKLAAAYIETFRNIPLLLQIFFWYFAVLRTLPGARESMALGDVIFLNVRGLYLPKPLFESGFGLIPAAFLVAIVASIALIVWNKRRHEATGKRLPAYWIALLLLIGLPLLVLLATGVPITWDVPALGGFNFRGGVTVIPEFLALWLALSIYTASFIAEIVRSGIQAISHGQTEAAQALSLPRNLILRLVVVPQAMRVIIPPLTSQYLNLIKNSSLATAIGYPDLVSVFAGTTLNQTGQAIEVIAMTMAVYLTISLTVSLFMNWFNARVALVER from the coding sequence ATGTCAGCAAGACCAACCGCTCGCCCGGGGGGCCACAAGCCCCCCTTCTGGCGAGACCGCGCCAAGCGCGCGCTCATTTTTCAGGTGCTGGTGGTGGCGGCCGTCGCCGTCTTTTTGCTCTACATCGTGAGCAACACCCAGGACAACCTGGCCGCCCGCGGCATCACCACGGGCTTTGGCTTTCTGGACAACACCGCAGGCTTTGGCATCGTTCAGAGCCTGGTCGACTACTCCTCGCAGAGCACCTACGGGCGTACCTTTTTCGTCGGGCTTTTGAACACGCTGCTGGTGGGCGGGCTTGGCGTACTGGCCGCGACCCTCATCGGCTTCATCGTCGGGATCGCCAGGCTCTCGCCCAACTGGCTGATCGCCAAGCTGGCCGCCGCCTATATCGAAACCTTTCGAAATATCCCGCTGCTTTTGCAGATCTTTTTCTGGTACTTCGCGGTGCTGCGCACGCTCCCCGGCGCTCGCGAGAGCATGGCGCTTGGCGACGTCATCTTCTTGAACGTGCGCGGGCTCTACCTGCCCAAGCCGCTGTTCGAGTCCGGCTTCGGGCTGATTCCCGCTGCGTTTCTGGTCGCGATCGTGGCCAGCATCGCGCTGATCGTGTGGAACAAGCGCCGCCACGAGGCCACTGGCAAACGCCTGCCCGCCTACTGGATAGCGCTTTTACTGCTCATCGGCCTGCCGCTTCTGGTGCTGCTCGCCACCGGCGTGCCGATCACCTGGGACGTGCCGGCGCTGGGCGGGTTCAACTTCCGCGGCGGCGTGACGGTGATTCCGGAGTTTCTGGCGCTATGGCTGGCGCTTTCGATCTACACCGCCTCGTTCATCGCCGAGATCGTGCGCTCGGGTATCCAGGCGATCTCCCACGGCCAGACCGAAGCCGCCCAGGCGCTGAGCCTGCCGCGCAATCTGATTTTGCGGCTGGTGGTAGTACCTCAGGCGATGCGAGTGATCATTCCACCGCTCACCAGCCAGTATCTGAACCTGATCAAGAACTCGTCGCTGGCGACGGCCATTGGCTACCCGGATCTGGTGTCGGTGTTCGCCGGTACCACGCTGAACCAGACCGGCCAGGCCATCGAGGTCATTGCCATGACCATGGCGGTCTATCTGACCATCAGCCTCACGGTTTCCCTGTTCATGAACTGGTTCAACGCCCGCGTGGCGCTGGTCGAACGCTAG
- a CDS encoding amino acid ABC transporter permease: protein MIHNKTMIAQRPAPKSTIGPAAWLRGNLFNGPLNTLFTLVGLYVLYLLVVPTVQWAFIDANWVGTTREDCTREGACWVFVKARFTQFIYGLYPRSELWRANIVFVGFFALIAWLAIPRLPLKRWVAVFALVVFPVIAYVLLHGGHFDLPRVPTHRWGGLMLTLLLASVGMIGALPIGIVLALGRRSSMPIVKSFSVVFIEFWRGVPLITVLFMASVMLPLFLPSDLSVDRLIRALIGITLFQSAYMAEVIRGGLQAIPRGQDEAAAALGMTYWKRMGLIVMPQALKMMIPGIVNTFISLFKDTTLVMIIGLFDLLGIVQAALSDSRWLGFSLEGYVFAAFVFWIFCFSMSRYSQYLERRLNTGHKR from the coding sequence ATGATTCACAATAAAACCATGATCGCCCAGCGCCCGGCGCCGAAAAGCACCATTGGCCCTGCGGCGTGGCTGCGCGGCAATCTCTTCAACGGCCCGCTCAATACGCTGTTCACGCTGGTCGGGCTCTACGTGCTGTACCTGCTGGTGGTGCCTACCGTGCAGTGGGCGTTCATCGACGCCAACTGGGTCGGTACCACGCGCGAAGACTGCACCCGTGAAGGCGCCTGCTGGGTATTCGTCAAGGCGCGCTTTACCCAGTTCATCTACGGGCTCTACCCACGCTCGGAGCTTTGGCGCGCCAACATCGTCTTCGTCGGCTTTTTCGCGCTGATCGCCTGGCTTGCCATCCCGCGCCTGCCGCTCAAGCGCTGGGTGGCGGTGTTCGCGCTGGTGGTGTTCCCGGTGATTGCCTACGTGCTGCTTCACGGCGGCCACTTCGACCTGCCGCGAGTGCCGACCCACCGCTGGGGCGGGCTGATGCTGACGCTGCTGCTGGCCTCGGTCGGTATGATCGGGGCGCTGCCGATCGGCATCGTGCTGGCACTCGGGCGGCGCTCGAGCATGCCGATCGTCAAGAGCTTTTCGGTGGTGTTCATCGAGTTCTGGCGCGGCGTGCCGCTGATCACCGTGCTGTTCATGGCCTCGGTGATGCTACCGCTGTTTCTGCCCTCGGATCTCTCCGTCGACCGGCTGATCCGCGCGCTGATCGGGATCACGCTGTTTCAAAGCGCCTACATGGCCGAAGTCATCCGCGGCGGGCTGCAGGCGATTCCGCGCGGCCAGGACGAAGCCGCCGCCGCGCTCGGCATGACCTACTGGAAGCGCATGGGGCTGATCGTCATGCCCCAGGCGCTGAAGATGATGATTCCCGGCATCGTGAACACCTTCATATCGCTGTTCAAGGACACCACGCTTGTGATGATCATCGGCCTGTTCGATCTTCTGGGCATCGTGCAGGCGGCGCTGTCCGACTCGCGCTGGCTGGGCTTTTCGCTGGAGGGCTACGTGTTCGCCGCGTTCGTGTTCTGGATCTTTTGTTTCAGCATGTCGCGCTATAGCCAGTATCTCGAACGCCGCCTCAACACCGGCCACAAGCGCTAA
- a CDS encoding amino acid ABC transporter ATP-binding protein, whose amino-acid sequence MVEMRGVNKWYGDFHVLRDIDLDVKRGERIVICGPSGSGKSTMIRCINHLEEHQQGEIVVGGVPLTQDVKRIEQVRRSVGMVFQHFNLFPHLSVLENCCIAPMWVQKKSRREAEAEAMQYLERVRIAEQAKKYPGQLSGGQQQRVAIARSLCMHPDVMLFDEPTSALDPEMIKEVLDVMVELAEEGMTMLCVTHEMGFAKTVADRVIFMDQGQIIEENAPEPFFNDPQSERTQLFLSQILGH is encoded by the coding sequence ATGGTCGAGATGCGCGGCGTCAACAAGTGGTACGGCGACTTTCACGTGCTGCGTGATATCGACCTCGACGTAAAGCGCGGCGAGCGCATCGTCATTTGCGGGCCTTCGGGCTCGGGCAAGTCCACCATGATCCGCTGTATCAACCATCTGGAAGAGCATCAGCAGGGTGAGATCGTCGTCGGCGGCGTACCGCTCACCCAGGACGTCAAGCGTATCGAGCAGGTGCGCAGAAGCGTGGGCATGGTGTTCCAGCACTTCAATCTGTTTCCTCACCTCTCGGTGCTGGAGAACTGCTGCATCGCGCCGATGTGGGTGCAGAAAAAATCACGCCGCGAGGCCGAGGCCGAGGCGATGCAGTACCTGGAGCGGGTGCGCATCGCCGAGCAGGCGAAAAAGTACCCGGGCCAGCTCTCCGGCGGCCAGCAGCAGCGCGTGGCGATCGCCCGCTCCTTGTGCATGCACCCGGACGTGATGCTATTCGATGAGCCCACCTCGGCGCTCGACCCGGAGATGATCAAGGAGGTGCTCGATGTCATGGTCGAGCTCGCCGAGGAAGGCATGACGATGCTCTGCGTGACTCACGAAATGGGCTTCGCCAAGACCGTAGCGGACCGGGTGATCTTCATGGACCAGGGCCAGATCATCGAGGAGAACGCCCCGGAGCCGTTCTTCAACGACCCGCAGTCCGAGCGCACCCAGCTATTCTTGAGCCAGATCCTCGGCCACTAG
- a CDS encoding histidine phosphatase family protein, producing the protein MSSTLQGSYYHWRNRYLLMRHGHSQANEQGLIISSPERGLDAFGLSETGERQLDEVVKNWVWPTPTRIVHSDFLRTTETARRVADALGVPIEKDERLRERYFGEFEGQKAALYEGVWVLDDRNAEHAAHGVEPVARVAARMQAVIEAWEARVSGETILLVSHGDPLQILLTAIAGKPLTGHRDQTPLEPASITLVDKSA; encoded by the coding sequence ATGTCAAGTACTTTACAGGGTTCCTACTACCATTGGCGCAACCGCTATCTGCTGATGCGCCACGGCCATAGCCAGGCCAACGAGCAAGGACTGATCATTAGCTCTCCCGAGCGCGGACTCGACGCCTTCGGGCTTTCCGAAACCGGCGAGCGCCAGCTTGACGAGGTAGTGAAAAATTGGGTCTGGCCGACACCCACGCGCATCGTGCACTCGGATTTTCTGCGCACCACTGAGACGGCGCGCCGGGTGGCGGATGCGCTGGGTGTACCGATAGAGAAAGACGAGCGCCTGCGCGAGCGCTACTTCGGCGAGTTCGAGGGGCAGAAAGCGGCGCTTTATGAGGGCGTCTGGGTGCTCGATGACCGAAACGCCGAGCACGCCGCGCACGGGGTCGAGCCAGTCGCCCGGGTGGCGGCGCGCATGCAGGCAGTGATCGAGGCGTGGGAGGCGCGCGTAAGCGGCGAAACGATTTTGCTGGTCAGCCACGGCGACCCGCTGCAGATACTGCTGACCGCGATAGCCGGCAAACCGCTCACCGGCCATCGCGACCAGACACCGCTAGAGCCTGCCAGCATCACGCTGGTCGACAAAAGCGCCTAG
- the phnD gene encoding phosphate/phosphite/phosphonate ABC transporter substrate-binding protein, giving the protein MNKLLSSRPALSWAAALPLALLSSIAFAECERGDLDAIYCDENGDMVADRPADESEWANPDTLIFAYTPVEDPAIYSDIWQPFIEHLSEVTGRDVRFFAVQSNAAQVEAMRSGRLHIAGFSTGPTPFAVNLAGAVPFALMGSDDGQFGYTLQLFTHVDSDIETVEDLKGKRVAHTSPTSNSGNLAPRALLPELGVTPDEDYEVVYSGSHDQSMLGVVARDYDAAPVASEVVERMAARGLYDEEDVRLIYESDRFPTTSYNYAYNLHPDLVEKIEEAFFSFDFAGTELGEEFDGVEKFIPINYKDNWQVIRTIQAANGVTYTPENMEE; this is encoded by the coding sequence ATGAACAAGCTTCTCTCCTCCAGGCCCGCGCTGTCATGGGCGGCGGCACTGCCTCTTGCGCTACTCTCATCCATAGCGTTTGCCGAGTGCGAACGTGGCGACCTCGACGCCATTTACTGCGATGAAAATGGCGACATGGTCGCCGACCGCCCCGCCGATGAGTCCGAATGGGCCAACCCGGACACGCTGATTTTCGCCTATACCCCGGTCGAGGATCCGGCCATCTATTCCGATATCTGGCAGCCCTTCATTGAGCACTTGTCCGAGGTGACCGGGCGCGACGTGCGCTTTTTCGCCGTGCAGTCCAACGCCGCCCAGGTCGAGGCAATGCGCAGCGGCCGGCTCCATATCGCCGGCTTCTCGACCGGCCCCACGCCCTTTGCCGTCAACCTGGCCGGTGCGGTGCCATTTGCGCTGATGGGCTCCGACGACGGCCAGTTCGGCTACACCCTTCAGCTGTTTACCCACGTTGACTCCGACATCGAAACCGTCGAGGATCTCAAGGGCAAGCGCGTTGCGCACACCTCACCGACCTCCAACTCTGGCAACCTCGCCCCTCGGGCGCTTCTGCCCGAGCTCGGCGTCACTCCGGACGAGGATTACGAGGTCGTCTACTCCGGCAGCCATGACCAGTCGATGCTCGGCGTGGTGGCGCGCGATTATGACGCCGCCCCGGTGGCCTCGGAAGTGGTCGAGCGCATGGCCGCCCGCGGACTCTACGATGAGGAGGACGTACGCCTGATTTATGAGTCCGACCGTTTCCCCACCACCTCCTACAATTACGCCTACAACCTGCACCCGGATCTGGTCGAAAAGATCGAAGAGGCATTTTTCAGCTTCGACTTCGCCGGCACCGAGCTTGGCGAGGAGTTCGACGGCGTCGAGAAGTTCATCCCGATCAACTACAAGGATAACTGGCAGGTGATTCGCACCATCCAGGCCGCCAACGGCGTGACCTATACGCCCGAGAATATGGAAGAGTAA
- the phnC gene encoding phosphonate ABC transporter ATP-binding protein: protein MLEIKNLVKRYGHSEPVLKGLDLKVEGNSVVSIVGASGAGKSTMLRCINRLVEPTSGSITLNGVELVHLKGAELRRARRKIGMVFQGFNLLDRLTVMENVLAGRLGYVNLFQAISRRYPQGDIDRAFHLMERVGIAHYANKRADELSGGERQRVGVVRALMQEPDVLLADEPTASLDPRTSEQIMVLLQSLASELSLPVLINIHNVAQAKTYTERIVGLRHGKMIFDGAPAAFDKDALDEIYGGIEAPDGDITADSEAPEATHDAH from the coding sequence ATGCTGGAAATCAAGAATCTGGTCAAACGCTATGGCCACAGCGAGCCCGTGCTCAAGGGGCTCGATCTCAAGGTCGAAGGTAACAGCGTGGTGTCCATCGTGGGCGCCTCGGGCGCGGGCAAAAGCACGATGCTGCGCTGTATCAACCGACTGGTGGAGCCGACGTCGGGGTCCATCACGCTCAACGGGGTCGAGCTCGTCCACCTCAAGGGCGCCGAGCTCAGACGTGCCCGGCGCAAAATCGGTATGGTCTTTCAGGGCTTCAACCTGCTCGACCGGCTAACGGTGATGGAGAACGTGCTGGCCGGGCGGCTTGGCTACGTCAATCTGTTTCAGGCCATCTCCAGACGCTACCCGCAGGGGGATATCGACCGCGCCTTTCATCTGATGGAGCGCGTGGGGATCGCCCACTACGCCAACAAGCGCGCCGACGAGCTCTCCGGCGGCGAGCGTCAGCGCGTCGGCGTGGTGCGTGCACTGATGCAGGAACCGGACGTGCTGCTGGCAGACGAACCGACCGCCTCACTCGACCCGCGTACGTCCGAACAGATCATGGTGCTGTTGCAAAGCCTGGCGAGTGAGCTTTCGCTGCCGGTGCTGATCAACATCCACAATGTCGCCCAGGCCAAAACCTATACCGAGCGTATCGTGGGGCTTCGCCACGGCAAGATGATCTTCGATGGGGCTCCGGCGGCGTTCGACAAGGACGCACTCGACGAGATCTATGGCGGCATCGAGGCGCCGGACGGCGATATCACCGCAGATTCCGAGGCCCCGGAGGCGACGCATGACGCCCACTGA
- the phnE gene encoding phosphonate ABC transporter, permease protein PhnE, giving the protein MTPTESSPPRRWKKPPFIANPLVRYGLLIVAAAYLIWAFGSLPFNWARISEGVPRAARIFSGGFPPNFDRFELLVTGFKESFQIAILATLLGVLLSIPFAVMAARNIAPMPIYLVGRAIIIVSRSFHPVIVAILFVAAVGFGPLAGILTLTLYSIGFVGKLLAEEIEEIDWGQVEAMRAAGAGYLATLFYAVFPQILPRQIGLSMYQLDSNLRASAVVGIVGAGGIGGTLMNAFGRYDYDFAFAILLVIIAVILLSEGISGWVRKKIW; this is encoded by the coding sequence ATGACGCCCACTGAGTCCTCGCCACCACGCCGGTGGAAAAAACCGCCGTTCATCGCTAACCCGTTGGTACGCTACGGCCTTTTGATCGTCGCCGCCGCGTATCTGATATGGGCGTTTGGTTCGCTGCCGTTCAACTGGGCGCGCATCAGCGAAGGCGTACCGCGGGCAGCGCGCATCTTCAGCGGTGGCTTTCCGCCCAACTTCGACCGCTTCGAGCTGCTGGTGACCGGCTTCAAGGAGAGCTTCCAGATCGCGATTCTGGCCACGCTGCTGGGCGTTTTGCTCTCGATTCCTTTCGCCGTGATGGCGGCGCGCAATATCGCTCCGATGCCGATCTATCTGGTCGGGCGCGCGATCATCATCGTATCCCGCAGTTTTCACCCGGTGATCGTGGCGATTCTGTTCGTCGCCGCGGTGGGCTTTGGGCCGCTGGCGGGCATTTTGACGCTGACGCTCTACTCGATCGGCTTCGTCGGCAAGCTGTTGGCCGAAGAGATCGAAGAGATCGACTGGGGCCAGGTCGAGGCAATGCGCGCCGCGGGGGCGGGCTACCTGGCCACGCTCTTCTACGCCGTGTTCCCGCAAATACTGCCGCGCCAGATCGGGCTTTCCATGTATCAGCTCGACAGCAACCTGCGCGCCTCCGCCGTGGTCGGTATCGTCGGCGCCGGCGGTATCGGCGGCACGCTGATGAACGCCTTCGGACGCTACGACTACGACTTCGCCTTCGCGATTCTTTTAGTGATCATCGCGGTGATCCTGTTGAGTGAAGGTATCAGCGGCTGGGTGAGGAAAAAGATATGGTAG
- the phnE gene encoding phosphonate ABC transporter, permease protein PhnE, with the protein MVDHAEQLADRVWQRFDRKERLIRYAVLLATLMLVVWALSDIDIFWPWVWDAPNQISGLAARMWPPSPAGFANIVSALLETVHIATLATFLTIFLALPVAYIAAQNTTPNRACLWLGRFILVSSRSVNTIIWALLFVAIFGPGVLAGILAIVFRSIGFIGKLMGEAIEEIDRRPVEAMEATGASKAKVIAYAIVPQVMPAFFAIVILRWDINIRESTVLGLVGAGGIGVILQGAIDTFAWPTVATILLAIIVLVLIGEALTSILRRKVL; encoded by the coding sequence ATGGTAGATCACGCCGAACAACTCGCCGACCGCGTCTGGCAACGTTTCGATCGCAAGGAGCGCCTGATTCGCTACGCGGTGCTGCTCGCCACCTTGATGCTCGTGGTCTGGGCGCTGAGCGATATCGATATTTTCTGGCCTTGGGTGTGGGACGCGCCCAATCAGATCTCCGGGCTGGCGGCGCGCATGTGGCCGCCGAGCCCGGCGGGCTTTGCCAACATCGTAAGCGCTTTGCTCGAAACCGTGCACATCGCCACGCTCGCCACTTTCCTCACCATCTTTCTCGCGCTGCCGGTGGCCTATATCGCCGCGCAGAACACCACACCCAACCGGGCGTGCCTGTGGCTTGGGCGCTTCATTCTGGTCTCGAGCCGCTCGGTGAATACGATCATCTGGGCGCTGCTGTTCGTGGCCATTTTCGGCCCCGGGGTGCTGGCGGGCATTCTCGCCATCGTGTTTCGCTCGATCGGCTTCATCGGCAAGCTGATGGGCGAGGCGATCGAGGAAATCGACCGGCGCCCGGTCGAGGCGATGGAGGCGACCGGCGCCTCGAAAGCCAAGGTGATCGCCTACGCTATCGTGCCCCAGGTAATGCCGGCGTTTTTCGCCATCGTCATTCTGCGCTGGGATATCAATATTCGAGAATCCACCGTGCTGGGGCTGGTGGGCGCCGGCGGCATCGGCGTGATCCTCCAGGGCGCGATCGATACCTTCGCCTGGCCGACGGTTGCAACGATTCTGCTGGCGATCATCGTGCTCGTGCTGATTGGGGAGGCGCTTACGAGTATCTTGAGGCGCAAGGTGCTTTAA
- a CDS encoding host attachment protein — translation MPTYIVVADAGRARIFTHAANKLTEKESLVHAEGQMHEGDLVTDSPGADVHTGSQGSARSSAEGGEALEHENEMFAKQVVQYLFDARTSNKMDELILIAAPKFLGLLRDKLDKPTQKLVTHTLSKDYTKASSDEIEEAIKKL, via the coding sequence ATGCCAACTTACATTGTGGTGGCCGACGCAGGACGCGCGCGCATCTTCACCCATGCCGCGAACAAGCTCACCGAGAAAGAGAGCCTGGTGCACGCCGAAGGGCAAATGCACGAAGGCGACCTGGTGACCGATAGCCCCGGGGCGGACGTACATACTGGCTCACAAGGCTCTGCCCGCTCTTCCGCCGAAGGCGGCGAGGCGCTCGAGCACGAAAACGAGATGTTTGCCAAGCAGGTCGTGCAATACCTGTTCGACGCCCGCACGAGCAACAAGATGGACGAGCTGATCCTGATCGCCGCGCCGAAGTTTCTGGGTCTTCTGCGCGACAAGCTCGACAAGCCGACGCAGAAGCTGGTGACGCATACGCTCTCCAAGGATTACACCAAGGCTTCGAGCGATGAGATCGAAGAGGCGATCAAGAAGCTCTGA